Proteins encoded in a region of the Saccharothrix ecbatanensis genome:
- a CDS encoding TetR/AcrR family transcriptional regulator, with protein MTSRRDLLCDCAISVLAAEGGRGLTHRAVDRAAGVPEGTTKNYFPSRDALLEAAAGRMTASHAAAVRRLRETTPVGISPAQVAELYPALLRRAVVEDPTQLLAMVELYLEAVRRPGVRAALGRMAVSNAEAGAGLHAAAGLSSTARDAGLLDAYFLGVAVSLLALPAEALGAVGLDDPHALGLGLFHAAVPGSTAPAG; from the coding sequence GTGACGAGCCGTCGGGACCTGCTGTGCGACTGTGCGATCTCGGTGTTGGCGGCGGAGGGCGGTCGCGGGTTGACGCACCGGGCCGTCGACCGGGCGGCCGGGGTGCCGGAGGGCACGACGAAGAACTACTTCCCGTCGCGCGACGCGCTGTTGGAGGCGGCGGCGGGGCGGATGACGGCCTCGCACGCGGCGGCGGTGCGGCGGTTGCGGGAGACGACTCCGGTGGGCATCTCGCCGGCGCAGGTGGCGGAGCTGTACCCGGCGTTGCTGCGGCGCGCGGTGGTCGAGGATCCGACGCAGCTGTTGGCGATGGTGGAGCTGTATCTGGAGGCGGTGCGGCGGCCGGGGGTGCGGGCGGCGCTGGGGCGGATGGCGGTGTCCAACGCGGAGGCCGGCGCGGGTCTGCACGCGGCGGCGGGGTTGTCGAGCACGGCGCGGGACGCGGGGCTGTTGGACGCGTACTTCCTGGGTGTGGCCGTGTCGTTGTTGGCGTTGCCCGCGGAGGCGTTGGGGGCGGTCGGGTTGGACGATCCGCACGCGCTGGGGTTGGGGCTGTTCCACGCCGCGGTGCCGGGGTCGACGGCCCCTGCCGGGTGA
- a CDS encoding amidase family protein, with the protein MDLTDACFAGAARQAELLRSGALTARDLVAECLRRIDRHDRALNAFRIVFTDRALAEAEHADARRARGEDAPLLGVPVAVKEDIAIAGLPTTKGTAAVDTTAPADAEIVRRLRDAGAVIVGRTRMPELGLWPHTESTWAGATRNPWSPEHSPGGSSGGSAAAVAAGFVGAAIGTDGAGSIRIPSACTGLFGIKPQRDHVPLAPDRDVWNGLVAAGPITRHVADAALLLDVLVPGTDHTAAVTEQRTLRVAVSLRTWGRGIPVDPEARDAVLDTAGLLADLGHDVTRVDLDQHDLTGPAWFAVRYLHCAVTTEQRLDRPDRLDARTRAVAALGRSLPAPVVRAALARTAKLTEHANRIFADHDVLLTPALTRPPLRIGELGRLPTIAALLAAARMTTFLPLWNVTGNPAAAVPAGHTRTGLPLAVQLVAATDDHATVLTAAGQLERARPWTDRRPPAYP; encoded by the coding sequence ATGGACCTGACCGACGCGTGCTTCGCGGGCGCCGCCCGACAGGCCGAGCTGCTGCGGTCCGGCGCGCTCACCGCACGCGACCTCGTCGCCGAATGCCTGCGCCGCATCGACCGGCACGACCGCGCGCTCAACGCGTTCCGGATCGTGTTCACCGACCGCGCCCTCGCCGAAGCCGAGCACGCCGACGCCCGCCGCGCCCGGGGCGAGGACGCGCCCCTGCTCGGCGTGCCCGTCGCGGTCAAGGAGGACATCGCGATCGCCGGGCTGCCCACCACCAAGGGCACCGCCGCCGTCGACACCACCGCACCCGCCGACGCCGAGATCGTCCGACGCCTCCGCGACGCCGGAGCCGTCATCGTCGGCCGCACCCGCATGCCCGAACTCGGCCTCTGGCCCCACACCGAGTCCACCTGGGCCGGCGCCACCCGCAACCCCTGGTCACCCGAGCACTCGCCGGGCGGGTCCAGCGGCGGATCGGCAGCCGCCGTCGCCGCGGGCTTCGTCGGTGCCGCCATCGGCACTGACGGCGCCGGGTCCATCCGCATCCCCTCCGCGTGCACGGGCCTGTTCGGGATCAAACCCCAACGCGACCACGTCCCGCTCGCCCCCGACCGCGACGTGTGGAACGGCCTCGTCGCCGCCGGACCCATCACCCGCCACGTCGCCGACGCCGCCCTGCTGCTCGACGTCCTCGTACCCGGCACCGACCACACCGCCGCGGTCACCGAGCAGCGGACGCTGCGCGTGGCCGTGTCCCTGCGCACCTGGGGGCGCGGCATCCCCGTCGACCCCGAAGCGCGCGACGCAGTTCTCGACACCGCCGGGCTGCTCGCCGACCTCGGCCACGACGTCACCCGCGTCGACCTGGACCAGCACGATCTCACCGGGCCCGCCTGGTTCGCCGTGCGCTACCTGCACTGCGCCGTCACCACCGAACAGCGGCTCGACCGGCCCGACCGGCTCGACGCCCGCACCCGCGCCGTCGCCGCCCTCGGCCGGTCGCTGCCCGCGCCGGTCGTCCGCGCCGCGCTCGCCCGGACCGCGAAGCTCACCGAGCACGCCAACCGGATCTTCGCCGACCACGACGTGCTGCTCACCCCGGCGCTCACCCGGCCGCCGCTGCGCATCGGCGAACTCGGCCGCCTGCCCACCATCGCCGCGCTGCTCGCCGCCGCCCGCATGACCACGTTCCTGCCGCTGTGGAACGTCACCGGCAACCCCGCCGCCGCCGTCCCCGCCGGCCACACCCGAACCGGCCTGCCCCTCGCCGTGCAGCTGGTAGCCGCCACCGACGACCACGCCACCGTCCTCACCGCCGCCGGCCAGCTCGAACGCGCCCGCCCCTGGACCGACCGCCGCCCACCCGCCTACCCCTGA
- a CDS encoding SDR family oxidoreductase, whose translation MAGLIVVTGGSRGIGAAVVRRVAADGHRVVLGYRAATAEAEALAEEVGGVAVRVEVSDEHDVDALFDTAARLGQVTGVVINAGITSPVGTLAELRTEDLRRVVDVNVVGALLCARRAARDLVEGGSIVSVSSAAATLGSPGEYVHYAASKAAVDAMTVGLAKELGPRGIRVNAVAAGTVRTSIHELSGVPDRPDRVASRIPLGRPGEPEEIAEAVAWLLGDAASFTTGAVLRVAGGL comes from the coding sequence GTGGCGGGTCTGATCGTGGTGACCGGCGGCAGCCGGGGCATCGGCGCGGCGGTCGTGCGGCGGGTCGCCGCGGACGGCCACCGGGTGGTGCTCGGCTACCGCGCCGCGACCGCCGAGGCCGAGGCGTTGGCCGAGGAGGTCGGCGGGGTCGCGGTGCGGGTCGAGGTGTCCGACGAGCACGACGTGGACGCCCTGTTCGACACCGCCGCCCGCCTCGGCCAGGTGACCGGGGTGGTGATCAACGCCGGGATCACCAGCCCGGTCGGCACGCTCGCCGAACTGCGCACCGAGGACCTGCGCCGCGTGGTCGACGTGAACGTCGTCGGAGCGCTGCTGTGCGCCCGACGCGCCGCCCGCGACCTGGTCGAAGGCGGGTCGATCGTCTCGGTGTCGTCCGCGGCGGCCACCCTGGGATCACCGGGGGAGTACGTGCACTACGCGGCGAGCAAGGCCGCCGTCGACGCGATGACCGTGGGCCTGGCCAAGGAGCTGGGGCCACGCGGGATCAGGGTGAACGCCGTCGCGGCCGGCACGGTCCGCACCTCGATCCACGAGCTGTCCGGCGTGCCGGACCGGCCCGACCGGGTCGCGTCACGCATCCCGCTGGGCCGACCCGGCGAACCGGAGGAGATCGCCGAGGCCGTGGCGTGGCTCCTGGGCGACGCCGCCTCGTTCACGACCGGAGCGGTGCTACGGGTTGCCGGGGGGCTGTGA
- a CDS encoding helix-turn-helix transcriptional regulator, whose amino-acid sequence MRADRLVATLLLMQARGQVTAAEVAGELEVSLATARRDLEALSAAGVPVYPQPGRGGGWRLVGRARTDLSGLTSSEAQALFLLVGPAAAGSPEVRAALRKLVRALPETFREGAQAAADAVVVDVAGWGAVGRDRPGLVEVLQEAVVRRLRVELVYEGRGRSRSERVVEPWGLVDKDEVWYLVAGTGAGERTFRVDRVVSARVTDEVFARPADFDLSAAWDRVVSEVERRRSTVSAVVSVEARYVSVLRDQFGRHCEVLEDVDGRARLRLSAPAPLMIAQVLAGWGALVEVVESDGVRAELARLGSELVARYG is encoded by the coding sequence ATGCGTGCGGACCGGTTGGTGGCCACTCTCCTGTTGATGCAGGCGCGGGGGCAGGTGACGGCGGCCGAGGTGGCCGGTGAGCTCGAGGTGTCGTTGGCGACGGCGCGTCGGGATCTGGAGGCGTTGTCGGCGGCTGGTGTGCCGGTGTACCCGCAGCCGGGTCGTGGTGGTGGTTGGCGGTTGGTGGGGCGTGCGCGGACGGATCTGAGTGGGTTGACGTCGTCGGAGGCGCAGGCGTTGTTCCTGTTGGTGGGGCCTGCGGCGGCGGGGTCGCCGGAGGTGCGGGCGGCGTTGCGGAAGTTGGTGCGGGCGTTGCCGGAGACGTTCCGGGAGGGTGCTCAGGCGGCGGCGGACGCGGTGGTGGTGGACGTGGCCGGGTGGGGTGCGGTGGGTCGTGACCGGCCGGGGTTGGTGGAGGTGTTGCAGGAGGCGGTGGTGCGGCGTCTGCGGGTGGAGTTGGTGTACGAGGGGCGTGGGCGGTCGCGGTCGGAGCGGGTGGTGGAGCCGTGGGGGTTGGTGGACAAGGACGAGGTCTGGTACCTCGTGGCGGGGACGGGTGCGGGTGAGCGGACGTTCCGGGTGGATCGGGTGGTGTCGGCGCGGGTGACGGACGAGGTGTTCGCGCGTCCGGCGGATTTCGACCTGTCTGCGGCGTGGGACCGGGTGGTGTCCGAGGTGGAGCGTCGGCGGTCGACGGTGTCGGCGGTGGTGTCGGTCGAGGCGCGGTACGTGTCGGTGTTGCGGGATCAGTTCGGGCGGCACTGTGAGGTGTTGGAGGACGTGGACGGTCGGGCGCGGTTGCGGTTGTCGGCGCCTGCTCCCCTGATGATCGCCCAGGTGTTGGCGGGGTGGGGTGCGCTGGTGGAGGTGGTGGAGTCGGACGGGGTGCGGGCTGAGTTGGCGCGGTTGGGCTCGGAGTTGGTGGCGCGCTACGGCTGA
- the pip gene encoding prolyl aminopeptidase: protein MYPEIEPYEHGMLDVGDGNLVYWEVCGNPEGKPVVCLHGGPGTGCSPDVRRRFDPAAYRIVLFDQRGSGRSLPHASEYSTDLSVNTTAHLVADIERLREHLGVDRWMVFGASWGTTLGLHYAELFPHRVSEMVLVAVMTARRRELHWLYNGLGMLFPEQWARFRRGAGEGAADPVEAYDALLNSPDPVVRVKAATDWTDWEASILSVHPDHRAGPRMSDPVWQMAFARLTAHYFRHGAWLEDGRVLRDVERLHGIPAVLVHGRLDLQLPLGTVWELAQVWPDAELVVVRGASHAATDPGMGEAVLAATDGFAYRL, encoded by the coding sequence ATGTACCCGGAGATCGAGCCGTACGAGCACGGGATGCTGGACGTCGGGGACGGCAACCTCGTCTACTGGGAGGTGTGCGGGAATCCGGAGGGGAAGCCGGTGGTGTGCCTGCACGGTGGTCCGGGTACGGGCTGCTCCCCCGACGTCCGGCGGCGGTTCGACCCGGCGGCGTACCGGATCGTGTTGTTCGACCAGCGTGGGAGTGGTCGGAGTCTGCCGCACGCGAGCGAGTACTCGACGGATCTGTCGGTGAACACGACCGCGCACCTGGTGGCGGACATCGAGCGGTTGCGGGAGCACCTGGGTGTCGATCGGTGGATGGTGTTCGGCGCGTCGTGGGGAACGACGCTGGGTCTGCACTACGCGGAGTTGTTCCCGCATCGGGTGAGCGAGATGGTGCTGGTCGCGGTGATGACGGCCCGGCGTCGTGAGTTGCACTGGTTGTACAACGGGCTGGGCATGTTGTTCCCGGAGCAGTGGGCGAGGTTCCGGCGGGGCGCGGGTGAGGGTGCGGCGGATCCGGTGGAGGCGTACGACGCGCTGCTGAATTCGCCTGATCCGGTGGTGCGGGTGAAGGCGGCGACGGACTGGACGGACTGGGAGGCGTCGATCCTGTCGGTGCACCCGGATCACCGGGCGGGACCGCGGATGTCGGATCCGGTGTGGCAGATGGCGTTCGCGCGGTTGACGGCGCACTACTTCCGGCACGGGGCGTGGTTGGAGGACGGTCGGGTGTTGCGGGACGTGGAGCGGTTGCACGGGATTCCGGCGGTGTTGGTGCACGGTCGGTTGGACTTGCAGTTGCCGTTGGGGACGGTGTGGGAGTTGGCGCAGGTGTGGCCGGACGCGGAGTTGGTGGTGGTGCGGGGGGCGTCGCACGCGGCGACGGATCCGGGGATGGGTGAGGCGGTGCTGGCGGCGACGGACGGGTTCGCGTATCGCCTGTAG
- a CDS encoding helix-turn-helix domain-containing protein produces the protein MVRQPLTPSDRERGERLGEILRLARGPRSMVDVAATAGISVETLRKIERGRVPTPAFFTVAALCEAVGLSLDALSRALEPQRLSA, from the coding sequence ATGGTCCGACAGCCACTCACCCCGTCCGACCGCGAACGAGGCGAACGCCTCGGCGAGATCCTCCGCCTCGCACGCGGACCACGCAGCATGGTCGACGTCGCCGCCACAGCCGGCATCTCGGTCGAAACCCTCCGCAAAATCGAACGCGGCCGCGTGCCCACACCCGCCTTCTTCACCGTCGCCGCCCTCTGCGAAGCCGTCGGACTCTCACTCGACGCGCTGTCCCGCGCCCTCGAACCCCAACGGCTGTCGGCCTGA
- a CDS encoding class I SAM-dependent methyltransferase encodes MHEFVRAATTPRPVPLTPDIVLHTADDLITLWERTGTPEPPFWAFPWAGGQALARHILDHPDLVAGRRVLDLASGSGLVAVAAARAGGHVTANDIDPVAITLNAHANDVTVTIATGDLLDTTPDVDVLLAGDVFYDRDMAARVEPFLLAAHRRGILVLVGDPQRSFMPRDWTRVDAFPVPVPHDLEGVDIKTTTVWRPATT; translated from the coding sequence ATGCACGAGTTCGTCCGCGCCGCGACCACCCCGCGGCCGGTGCCGCTCACACCCGACATCGTCCTGCACACCGCCGACGACCTCATCACCCTCTGGGAACGCACCGGCACACCCGAACCCCCGTTCTGGGCGTTCCCCTGGGCCGGCGGCCAGGCACTCGCCCGCCACATCCTCGACCACCCCGACCTCGTCGCCGGCCGCCGCGTGCTCGACCTCGCCTCCGGCTCCGGCCTGGTCGCCGTAGCCGCCGCCCGCGCCGGCGGACACGTCACCGCCAACGACATCGACCCCGTCGCCATCACCCTCAACGCCCACGCCAACGACGTCACCGTCACCATCGCCACCGGCGACCTCCTCGACACCACCCCCGACGTCGACGTCCTCCTCGCCGGCGACGTCTTCTACGACCGCGACATGGCCGCCCGCGTCGAACCGTTCCTCCTCGCCGCCCACCGCCGCGGCATCCTCGTCCTCGTCGGCGACCCCCAGCGCAGCTTCATGCCCCGCGACTGGACCCGCGTCGACGCCTTCCCCGTCCCGGTGCCCCACGACCTGGAAGGCGTCGACATCAAGACCACCACCGTGTGGCGGCCCGCCACTACCTGA
- a CDS encoding SPFH domain-containing protein — protein MVKSVLVIPQATAAVIERLGRYRTTAAPGLNILVPFFDRVRAKIDLREQVVSFPPQPVITKDNLTVSIDTVVYFQVTDPRSAVYEISNYIVGVEQLATTTLRNVVGGMSLEETLTSRDQINNQLRGVLDEATGRWGIRVARVELKAIDPPPSIQDSMEKQMRADREKRAMILTAEGQRESAIKTAEGQKQGQILSAEGAKQAAILTAEAERQSAILRAQGERAARYLQAQGQAKAIEKVFAAIKAGKPTPEVLAYQYLQTLPQMAQGDANKVWLVPSDYGKALEGFARMLGTPGEDGVFRYEPPAYEKPETSAPEEDDPAVADWFDTAPDPAVAEAVRAAEAVARKEVPGPLESSSAPSVPPASSLGQGSPGRGSLGQGATPAREVESGEAEPPRSPHE, from the coding sequence ATGGTGAAGTCGGTGCTGGTGATCCCGCAGGCCACGGCCGCGGTGATCGAGCGGCTGGGCCGCTACCGCACCACCGCCGCGCCGGGGTTGAACATCCTGGTGCCGTTCTTCGACCGGGTGCGGGCCAAGATCGACCTGCGGGAGCAGGTGGTGTCGTTCCCGCCGCAGCCGGTGATCACCAAGGACAACCTGACCGTGTCGATCGACACCGTCGTGTACTTCCAGGTGACGGATCCTCGGTCGGCGGTGTACGAGATCTCGAACTACATCGTGGGTGTGGAGCAGTTGGCGACCACGACGCTGCGCAACGTGGTGGGCGGGATGAGCCTGGAGGAGACGCTGACGTCCCGCGACCAGATCAACAACCAGCTGCGCGGTGTGCTGGACGAGGCGACGGGCCGCTGGGGCATCCGGGTGGCGCGGGTGGAGTTGAAGGCGATCGACCCGCCGCCGTCCATCCAGGACTCGATGGAGAAGCAGATGCGCGCGGACCGGGAGAAGCGCGCGATGATCCTGACCGCGGAGGGTCAGCGGGAGTCGGCGATCAAGACCGCCGAGGGCCAGAAGCAGGGGCAGATCCTGTCCGCGGAGGGCGCGAAGCAGGCGGCGATCCTGACCGCGGAGGCGGAGCGGCAGTCGGCGATCCTGCGGGCGCAGGGCGAGCGGGCGGCCCGGTACCTCCAGGCGCAGGGTCAGGCGAAGGCGATCGAGAAGGTGTTCGCGGCGATCAAGGCGGGCAAGCCGACGCCGGAGGTGCTGGCCTACCAGTACCTCCAGACGTTGCCGCAGATGGCGCAGGGCGACGCGAACAAGGTGTGGCTGGTGCCGTCGGACTACGGCAAGGCGCTGGAGGGGTTCGCGCGGATGCTGGGCACGCCGGGCGAGGACGGGGTGTTCCGCTACGAGCCGCCGGCCTACGAGAAGCCGGAGACGTCCGCGCCGGAGGAGGACGACCCGGCGGTGGCGGACTGGTTCGACACGGCGCCGGATCCGGCGGTGGCCGAGGCGGTGCGCGCGGCGGAGGCGGTGGCGCGCAAGGAGGTGCCGGGTCCGTTGGAGAGCTCGTCGGCGCCTTCGGTCCCGCCGGCTTCTTCGCTGGGGCAGGGTTCTCCGGGGCGGGGTTCGCTCGGGCAGGGTGCGACGCCGGCGCGTGAGGTGGAGTCCGGGGAGGCCGAGCCTCCGCGTTCGCCGCACGAGTGA
- a CDS encoding MarR family winged helix-turn-helix transcriptional regulator yields MDHRPAPEFLGTRLRHLLDLLDSGVARVYTDLGLPGFRPRYTPVIRLVHTGGPQSIRDLANTIGVTHSAVSQTVNQMRRDGLVDLRPGDDARQRIVHLTDHARAILPTLDAEWQATTAAARTLDAELPHPLTDLVAAALEALGERPMHDRIHDHLQPDRTPLPTQPPTQPGQPSPDQPPGQPQPGQP; encoded by the coding sequence GTGGACCACCGACCCGCACCCGAATTCCTCGGCACCCGCCTACGCCACCTGCTCGACCTCCTCGACAGCGGCGTCGCCCGCGTCTACACCGACCTCGGCCTACCGGGCTTCCGACCCCGCTACACCCCGGTCATCCGCCTCGTACACACCGGGGGACCGCAGTCCATCCGCGACCTCGCCAACACCATCGGCGTCACCCACTCCGCCGTCAGCCAGACCGTCAACCAGATGCGCCGCGACGGACTCGTCGACCTCCGACCCGGCGACGACGCCCGCCAACGCATCGTCCACCTCACCGACCACGCCCGCGCCATCCTGCCCACCCTCGACGCCGAATGGCAGGCCACCACCGCCGCCGCCCGAACCCTCGACGCCGAACTGCCCCACCCCCTCACCGACCTCGTCGCCGCAGCCCTCGAAGCACTGGGGGAGCGGCCCATGCACGACCGCATCCACGACCACCTCCAGCCGGACCGCACACCACTCCCGACCCAGCCGCCGACTCAGCCCGGTCAGCCGTCGCCGGACCAGCCACCGGGTCAGCCGCAGCCTGGTCAGCCGTAG
- a CDS encoding pentapeptide repeat-containing protein yields MSSWLVPLAVALVVVWVVVRHVRASHSDTLLDEHARRRVGPDAVAPAAVSVWREANRLFRAGETEGLLLLAEIGRQVPRRRQAVVDTWLAALRGGVSLGLDAPWRTAVQRELVAHLRPGDDFWPGMDLVAPGAILVDLDLSGCRVRRVELVGAVFLGDARFEATTVTGDADFAGARFLRHALFTDVLFARSASFGSVVFTGNVSLRSAQVANQLVFARAKVSGRADLRHAEVSGLADFRHVLFGGRALFGDVVFHQDAWFRHAWFRGRTDVGSALIGEAAEFGNARFGRRVLQ; encoded by the coding sequence ATGTCCTCGTGGCTCGTGCCGTTGGCGGTGGCGTTGGTCGTCGTCTGGGTGGTCGTGCGTCATGTGCGCGCGTCGCACTCCGACACGTTGCTGGACGAGCACGCCCGGCGGCGGGTGGGACCGGACGCGGTGGCCCCGGCGGCGGTGTCGGTGTGGCGGGAGGCCAACCGGCTGTTCCGGGCGGGCGAGACGGAGGGCTTGCTGCTGCTGGCCGAGATCGGCCGGCAGGTGCCGCGACGGCGGCAGGCGGTGGTGGACACGTGGCTGGCGGCGTTGCGCGGCGGGGTGAGCCTGGGGCTGGACGCGCCGTGGCGCACGGCGGTGCAGCGGGAGTTGGTGGCGCACCTGCGGCCGGGTGACGACTTCTGGCCGGGGATGGACCTGGTGGCGCCGGGCGCGATCCTGGTGGACCTGGACCTGTCGGGGTGCCGGGTCCGCCGGGTGGAGCTGGTGGGCGCGGTGTTCCTGGGTGACGCGCGGTTCGAGGCGACGACGGTGACGGGCGACGCGGACTTCGCGGGCGCCCGGTTCCTGCGGCACGCGCTGTTCACGGACGTGTTGTTCGCGCGGTCGGCGTCGTTCGGGTCGGTGGTGTTCACGGGCAACGTGTCGTTGCGGTCGGCGCAGGTGGCGAACCAGCTGGTGTTCGCGCGGGCGAAGGTGTCGGGCCGGGCGGACCTGCGCCACGCCGAGGTGTCGGGTCTGGCGGATTTCCGGCACGTGCTGTTCGGCGGGCGGGCGCTGTTCGGCGACGTGGTGTTCCACCAGGACGCCTGGTTCCGGCATGCGTGGTTCCGGGGCCGGACCGATGTCGGGTCGGCGTTGATCGGGGAGGCGGCGGAGTTCGGCAACGCCCGCTTCGGCCGCCGAGTCCTCCAGTAG
- the map gene encoding type I methionyl aminopeptidase, whose product MIELKSPGELDAMRAAGVVVADALAAVRDHARVGVSLLELDEVAHQVIRDAGAGSSFLHYRPSFAPTPFPGVICASVNDLIVHGIPDGYRLRDGDLVSIDCGAHLDGWHGDSAISFVVGEADPADLLLIDTARRALEAGIAAAVPGARIGDVSHAIGVICRAAGYGMPSDFGGHGIGREMHEAPGVPNEGKPGRGLTLRPGMAIAIEPMFHAGGRDGYYAGEDGWGLHTVDGSRAAHVEHSVAVTEDGPRVLTAPRQPVAPLRS is encoded by the coding sequence GTGATCGAGTTGAAGAGCCCCGGCGAACTGGACGCGATGCGTGCCGCCGGCGTCGTGGTGGCCGACGCGCTGGCGGCGGTCCGCGACCACGCCCGGGTCGGGGTCTCCCTGCTGGAGCTGGACGAGGTGGCGCACCAGGTGATCCGCGACGCGGGCGCCGGGTCGTCGTTCCTGCACTACCGGCCGTCGTTCGCGCCGACCCCGTTCCCGGGCGTCATCTGCGCCTCGGTGAACGACCTCATCGTGCACGGCATCCCGGACGGCTACCGGCTGCGCGACGGCGACCTGGTCAGCATCGACTGCGGGGCGCACCTCGACGGCTGGCACGGCGACTCGGCGATCAGCTTCGTCGTCGGCGAGGCGGACCCGGCCGACCTGCTGCTCATCGACACGGCCCGGCGCGCGTTGGAGGCGGGGATCGCCGCCGCGGTGCCGGGTGCGCGGATCGGGGACGTGTCGCACGCGATCGGCGTGATCTGCCGTGCCGCGGGCTACGGGATGCCGTCGGACTTCGGCGGTCACGGCATCGGCCGGGAGATGCACGAGGCGCCCGGTGTGCCGAACGAGGGCAAGCCGGGGCGTGGTCTGACGCTGCGGCCGGGGATGGCGATCGCGATCGAGCCGATGTTCCACGCGGGCGGTCGGGACGGGTACTACGCGGGCGAGGACGGGTGGGGGCTGCACACCGTGGACGGCAGCCGTGCGGCGCACGTGGAGCACAGCGTCGCCGTCACGGAGGACGGGCCTCGGGTGCTCACAGCCCCCCGGCAACCCGTAGCACCGCTCCGGTCGTGA
- a CDS encoding sucrase ferredoxin produces the protein MTEPRCAAISADIGEPEAGTATTATGWVCLEQPGPWGRDALTQSRLDPVLGAELARRAAATGVRVLLIRRPGRHADTHHDAPRRVFLAATTPGRPWLEQTDVADPEALLDLDFAALGAGRSTGFGVPVTAPLLFVCTNSRRDVCCALRGRPLVEELASARPGAVWECTHTGGHRFAPTGVLLPTGYLYGRLDTAFAARLLDQAAVGHVVTERCRGRSTHTPHGQAAELAVRDHIGEHRDVLTVHHDTDASGHGGSDRHTTVHHTDGRSWRVTVDTRDLPAARPASCGATPTRDTALVVTAVEDLVPVA, from the coding sequence GTGACCGAGCCGCGCTGCGCCGCGATCTCCGCCGACATCGGGGAGCCCGAGGCGGGCACCGCCACCACCGCCACCGGGTGGGTCTGCCTGGAGCAGCCCGGGCCGTGGGGACGCGACGCCCTCACCCAGAGCCGCCTGGACCCCGTGCTCGGCGCGGAGCTCGCCCGCCGCGCCGCCGCCACCGGGGTCCGGGTGCTGCTGATCCGTCGCCCCGGCCGGCACGCCGACACCCACCACGACGCCCCGCGCCGCGTGTTCCTCGCCGCCACCACGCCGGGTCGTCCGTGGCTCGAGCAGACCGACGTCGCCGATCCGGAAGCGCTGCTGGACCTCGACTTCGCCGCGCTCGGCGCGGGCCGGTCCACCGGTTTCGGTGTCCCCGTGACCGCGCCGCTGCTGTTCGTGTGCACCAACAGCCGTCGTGACGTGTGCTGCGCGCTGCGCGGCCGTCCGCTCGTGGAAGAGCTCGCGTCCGCGCGTCCCGGCGCCGTGTGGGAGTGCACGCACACCGGAGGCCACCGTTTCGCGCCCACGGGCGTGCTGCTGCCCACCGGGTACCTCTACGGCCGCCTCGACACCGCGTTCGCCGCCCGGCTGCTCGACCAGGCCGCCGTCGGGCACGTCGTCACCGAACGCTGCCGCGGCCGGTCCACCCACACACCGCACGGGCAGGCCGCCGAACTCGCCGTCCGCGATCACATCGGCGAACACCGCGACGTGCTCACCGTCCACCACGACACCGACGCCTCGGGCCACGGCGGGAGTGACCGTCACACGACCGTCCACCACACCGACGGCCGGTCCTGGCGCGTCACCGTCGACACCCGGGACCTCCCGGCCGCCCGGCCCGCGAGCTGCGGCGCGACCCCCACCCGGGACACCGCACTCGTCGTCACCGCCGTCGAGGACCTCGTCCCCGTCGCCTGA
- a CDS encoding DUF1707 SHOCT-like domain-containing protein produces the protein MTTPQARPAATALRASDTDREHIAARLRDAVGEGRLTLAEADERIAAAYTAVHHHDLALLTADLPVPPAPPTPPARRRPPLVPVILLLVTVAWIASPLPFPWPVLLIGFLIYRGVQRRRLHHA, from the coding sequence ATGACCACGCCACAAGCCCGACCGGCCGCCACTGCACTGCGCGCCTCGGACACCGACCGTGAACACATCGCCGCCCGACTGCGTGACGCCGTCGGCGAAGGCCGCCTCACGCTGGCCGAGGCCGACGAGCGCATCGCCGCCGCCTACACCGCCGTCCACCACCACGACCTCGCCTTGCTCACCGCGGACCTCCCCGTCCCGCCGGCGCCGCCCACCCCGCCCGCGCGGCGCCGCCCACCCCTGGTGCCGGTGATCCTCCTGCTGGTCACCGTCGCCTGGATCGCCTCGCCCCTCCCGTTCCCGTGGCCCGTCCTCCTCATCGGGTTCCTGATCTACCGGGGCGTCCAACGGCGCCGCCTCCACCACGCCTGA